From the genome of Candidatus Micrarchaeia archaeon:
ATCAGTAGGAAGACATGGTTTAAGTGGTCAGAAAATTGGTGTATTGGCAAGAGCTGCGTATGAAGAAACAATTAAACATTTAGTTAATGCATCAGTAATTGGAGAGGAAGATAATTTAGTTGGAGTAACTGAAAATATTATTATTGGACAGATAATTCCAGTAGGTACTGGTAGGATAAAATTAAAACTAAAGTTATAAAAATACTTCTATATAATAAACAGAAGAGGGAGATATTATGACTATTGATGTAATAAAAGCAATAAGAATGGCCGTAGATACAGGAAAAGTTGAGCTTGGAGCAAATAAAACAGAAAAACAAGTAAAAAATGGAAACGGAAAATTAGTGATTATTTCAAATAATTGTACAAAAGAACTTAAAACAAATATTGAATATTACTCTAAATTATCAGATATTCCATTATATCAATTTAAAGGTTCTAATATGGAATTAGGAGAAGCATGCGGAAAACCATTTTCAATTTCAGCAATGGTTATTTTTGAACAAGGAGATTCGAATATCTTCATGTTAATTAAATAGTGATAATATGCCTATTGAATTAGACACAGATACAATGAGATGTATATCTTTATTTGAGAGTTTAACAGATGCGGTAACAAATGATTGTTTGATAATTGACAATAAAACAGTTGTTTTTATTGTAAGAAAAGGGGAACTTGGAAAAGCGATTGGTAAAAAAGGATGTAATATTAATCGAGTAAGAACTGCGTTTAAAAATAAAAGAGTTCTTGTATTTGAAGATTCAAATTCAATCGAAGGGTTTATAAAGAACTTGTTTCCAAATATAAATTTGTTAAATATTGAGATTCAAGAAAAAAATAATGAAAAACTTTCTGTTGTTACAATTGAATCGAAAAATAGAGGACCAGCAATTGGTCGTGATGGTGAAAAAATAAAAACAAATAAAGAAATATTAAGAAGAAAATTTAATAGTGATCTAAAATTAGAAACTAAATAAAAAATTATGGTGAATATTATGGGAAAAGGAGAATTTGCAGGTAGAGATATGAAAAGAAGAAGGAAAAACCAGAAATGGCTTAGTACTAAATGGAAAAGAAAAAAGAAAAAATTAAGACAAAAGTACGATGCATTACATGGTTCACCACAAGCAAGAGGTATAGTTTTAGAAAAGAAAGCATTAGAACAAAAACAGCCTCACTCTGGATTAATTAAATGTGTTAAAGTTCAATTAATTAAGAATGGGAAAGTAATTACAGCACATGCCCCAAGAAATAAAGCAATTAATTTTATTGATGAACATGATGAAGTTATAATTGCAGGATTAGGCGGTTCTCAAGCAGGACAAATGGGTTCTATTCCTGGAGTTAAACATAAAGTAGTTAAAGTAAATGGTACTGACTTACAAATGCTTGTAAGAGGTAAGAAAGAAAAACCTAAGAGGTAATGGTGATTAAATGGGAGCGATTAAATTATTTGAAAAATATGATTTTGATAATGTAGAAGTAATGGACATTTCTTTAAAGCCTTACATTAATTTAAATCCTGTTGTTGTTCCAACTTCGTATGGCAGACATGGAAAAAAACAATTTGGAAAGTCTGATGTAAATGTAGTTGAACGATTAATAAATAAATTAATGAGGGGTGGAACAGGAGAAAAATTAGGCGGAAAATTAATTAGAACACAAGGGAAATTACAAGGAAAAAAATCAAAAGCAACAGAAGCAGTTAAAAAAGCCTTTGCAATTGTTGCAAAAAAAACAAATGAAAATCCTATTCAATTATTAGTTAGGGCTGTTGAAAATTCAGCACCAAGAGAAGATTTTACAAGGGTGGCTTTAGGTGGAGTTACTTATCAAGTAGCTGTTGATGTATCTCCATTAAGAAGAGTGGATATGGCTTTAAGAAATATTGCGTTAGCAGCAATAATGGGATCTTTTGATAAAAAGAAAACTTTAGCCCAAGCATTAGCTGATGAATTAGAATTTACTGCAAAAGGAGATCAGCAGGCATCTTATGCAATTAAGAAAAGAAATGAAGTTGAAAGAATGGCTAGAGCAGCGAGATAATTATATGAAATTTAAAAATAAATTAAATATTTATTTTTTCTTTTTTTATAGAAATAAAATATAAAAGGAAGTGAAAGAAATGTCTTATGGAGATAGAAATGAAAGAAGCGGCTCTGGTGGTCGTGGTGGTAGAAGTGGCGGCAGTTATGGTGGCCGTGGTGGATCAGGTGGATCAGGTGGTCGTGGTGGCAGTGATGGTGGCCGTGGTGGATCAGGAAGTTTTGGTGGAAGAAGATTTAGTGATAGACCAAAAGAAATGCATAAAGCAAAATGTGCAGATTGTGGAAAAGAATGTGAAGTTCCTTTTAAACCAACTGAAGGCAGACCTGTTTATTGCAGAGAATGTTTCCAAAATCACAGGGATGATTCAAGAGGTCCAAGACCACAAAGAAGAAATGAAGATGATGATGAATAAATCATAGATTATTAATCATAGATTATTTTTAAATCATAATTCATTATTTTTTTCTTTTTTTTTACATATTTAACCCAAACAAAATCTTTTTAAACCACAGCATATATAATAGAAGTTATACGTTAATGTAAATGAGGTTGTGGTTATGAAAAAAGAAATGAGATTAGTATTAATAATAATATTATTAAATATATTTTTAACAAATTTTTTATTAGCTGGTACGTTAGATGCACAAAAAAATAATTTAGAAAAAATTAAGATAGATAAAAATTCTTTTGTTTCTAAAGAAGCAGTATCTCCTGTTAATTTAGAAAATACTTATATTAAAATAAATGAAGAGGCATTAAATGAGCAAATTTTATCTAATTTTAAATTAAATGATTATAATAGTTTTAAAGAATATAGTATAGCACAAAAAGCATCATTAAAAGGTTTGGAATATATTTCTATTGACATTTCAAATGTTCCTTCAATAGAATCTTTAGTTGTGTGTGGACAAATTAATACTTATCCAAATTTTAAAGCTGATGGTCAAAATTATGGAACTGGTTTTGCAAGAATAATTTTAATTGGCGAAGATGAACAAAAAGAAATTCATGAATTTAACATGTTTGATTCTTCTTTATTTTATAATAGTGTTTATGATTATTCTAATAATAATTATGATTTTTGTATGGTTAGTGAAGAAACTCTTTCTTTTCCAAATGCAATAAAACCTATTACTTTAATTGTAGAAGGAGAAAATGCAGATGTTAATATTAATTCAATTTATTATTCAAAAGTTAAAAGCAGTTTAAATTTTAATGAATTATTAGTAGAGCAAAATAATATTAAAATTAATATGTTAAATGATAAAAATAGAGATTTAGGATTTAATTGGACTGCTGGATATACGGGAATTTCACATCAACCTTATGAAATTAAAAAATTTAATTTAGGTAATATAACTTTAGATGGTTATCACCCAATAAAAAATTATAGACCAATGCCAAATACTTATGGTATTTTTTATTATACTGAAGGAATATTCTCATTTGCCCCTATGGAAACACCAGCAACACCAACAGCTCTGCCTTCTGATTATGACAAGATAAGCTTCAGCTGGAGAGATGCACACAGTCAGGATTGGACAACATCTGTTAAAACCCAGGTTGGTGCAACATGCTGGGCATATGCAGCAACAGCAGCACACGAAGTGATGGTTAACACTTATTTTGCAAGGCATTTAGATAAAGATTTAAGCGAACAGCAGTTTATTTCAAGAGGCGGAACAACGGACCCAATCTGCGGGGGGCAAGTTAATCCTGCAGAACAGGTTGCTTATACCCACGGCCAGTTTGACGAGGCATGCTTCCCTGCAACTGGCTTGTCTACAACACCTTGCAGTCCTTGTACTGATTGGAACACAAGGGCATGGAAATCAACATCATATGAAAATTCTATAAATTACAGAAACCCTGTTGACTTAATGAAGGATTTGAGAAGCAATGGGGGTATGGTTTTGGGATTAAACGAATGGAACCATGCAGTTAATCTTGTAGGTATTGAGATGTGGAGAGATGATTCTGCAATTATTATGGAATATAAAAACTCTTGGGGGCCAACATGGGGAATTGACGGTTATGGTTATTTGTACGGCCCGATAGATATTGCAGTTTTCAATAAATGGGGCCACCCAGAAACTGCAGCAACAGGAGCGCCGACAACACAGCTTTGCACTGATGCAGACAGTGACGGCTTTTGCTGGTGGGGATTGGGATCTAAACCCTCAACTGGCTGCCCATCAAGTTGTGCAGGAAACAGTGTTGCAGATTGCGATGATTCAGATGCAAACAAACAAGGCTTAATTGATGGGTATATATGTGCTGACACTTCAGATGTAATTTCATCATGCACAACAATTAATTCGCCTGGGACATATTATTTGAGCGGGAATTTGGCAGCAAGCGGAAACTGCATTAACATTAACAGTGATAATGTAGCTTTAATGTGCAGTGGTGCAACAATAACAGGGACTGGAACAGGAACTGGCATAAAAATTGATGCACAATCTGATGTTAGAATTTATGATTGTAAATTAAACAATTTTAATATTGGCGTTGAAGTGTTAAACTCAGACGGGGTAATGTTAGCTGATTCAAGCGCAAGCAATTCAAACACAGGATTCAAAATAAGCGGGAGCGAAAACATAGTTGAGAAATACGGGATTTTAACCTCAAACGGAAAAGGCGTTGAATTAGTCAATTCAAATAATAATTATATTTATCAAAACACCTTCCAGTCAAACACATACGGAATTCACTTAACAAATTCAGTAGACAATGAATTCCAGGGGAATGTTATTAAAACATCAAGCAACACAGGATTTTATGCGGACAGCGCAAGTGATAATAATGAAATTGGAAACTTATATTCGTGCAGCTCATCTGTAAAGGACATTAATGACCAAGGCTCAAATGAGTATTATATAACTGCATGCAGTTCAGCCACAGGAACTTCTTGTGATTACACATGCTCAGTTGGGTGCACTAATTTGTACTGGCCTGCGACATACCCCGGGGGAGATGCGTATTATCCGGAAAGAATTAGGGAAACATCAGAAGAGGGCAAGCATTATTTTATAATTGATGCTTATGGCGGGACAATTAATTTATGCGAAGATGGCTACTATCCATTGGATTACCCAACACAGCAAATCTTGATTGGTACATATAATGTAGTGGTTGATTTTAAAAATTC
Proteins encoded in this window:
- a CDS encoding 50S ribosomal protein L30e yields the protein MTIDVIKAIRMAVDTGKVELGANKTEKQVKNGNGKLVIISNNCTKELKTNIEYYSKLSDIPLYQFKGSNMELGEACGKPFSISAMVIFEQGDSNIFMLIK
- a CDS encoding NusA-like transcription termination signal-binding factor, whose amino-acid sequence is MPIELDTDTMRCISLFESLTDAVTNDCLIIDNKTVVFIVRKGELGKAIGKKGCNINRVRTAFKNKRVLVFEDSNSIEGFIKNLFPNINLLNIEIQEKNNEKLSVVTIESKNRGPAIGRDGEKIKTNKEILRRKFNSDLKLETK
- a CDS encoding 30S ribosomal protein S12, which codes for MGKGEFAGRDMKRRRKNQKWLSTKWKRKKKKLRQKYDALHGSPQARGIVLEKKALEQKQPHSGLIKCVKVQLIKNGKVITAHAPRNKAINFIDEHDEVIIAGLGGSQAGQMGSIPGVKHKVVKVNGTDLQMLVRGKKEKPKR
- a CDS encoding 30S ribosomal protein S7 yields the protein MGAIKLFEKYDFDNVEVMDISLKPYINLNPVVVPTSYGRHGKKQFGKSDVNVVERLINKLMRGGTGEKLGGKLIRTQGKLQGKKSKATEAVKKAFAIVAKKTNENPIQLLVRAVENSAPREDFTRVALGGVTYQVAVDVSPLRRVDMALRNIALAAIMGSFDKKKTLAQALADELEFTAKGDQQASYAIKKRNEVERMARAAR
- a CDS encoding CxxC-x17-CxxC domain-containing protein — its product is MSYGDRNERSGSGGRGGRSGGSYGGRGGSGGSGGRGGSDGGRGGSGSFGGRRFSDRPKEMHKAKCADCGKECEVPFKPTEGRPVYCRECFQNHRDDSRGPRPQRRNEDDDE
- a CDS encoding right-handed parallel beta-helix repeat-containing protein; the protein is MKKEMRLVLIIILLNIFLTNFLLAGTLDAQKNNLEKIKIDKNSFVSKEAVSPVNLENTYIKINEEALNEQILSNFKLNDYNSFKEYSIAQKASLKGLEYISIDISNVPSIESLVVCGQINTYPNFKADGQNYGTGFARIILIGEDEQKEIHEFNMFDSSLFYNSVYDYSNNNYDFCMVSEETLSFPNAIKPITLIVEGENADVNINSIYYSKVKSSLNFNELLVEQNNIKINMLNDKNRDLGFNWTAGYTGISHQPYEIKKFNLGNITLDGYHPIKNYRPMPNTYGIFYYTEGIFSFAPMETPATPTALPSDYDKISFSWRDAHSQDWTTSVKTQVGATCWAYAATAAHEVMVNTYFARHLDKDLSEQQFISRGGTTDPICGGQVNPAEQVAYTHGQFDEACFPATGLSTTPCSPCTDWNTRAWKSTSYENSINYRNPVDLMKDLRSNGGMVLGLNEWNHAVNLVGIEMWRDDSAIIMEYKNSWGPTWGIDGYGYLYGPIDIAVFNKWGHPETAATGAPTTQLCTDADSDGFCWWGLGSKPSTGCPSSCAGNSVADCDDSDANKQGLIDGYICADTSDVISSCTTINSPGTYYLSGNLAASGNCININSDNVALMCSGATITGTGTGTGIKIDAQSDVRIYDCKLNNFNIGVEVLNSDGVMLADSSASNSNTGFKISGSENIVEKYGILTSNGKGVELVNSNNNYIYQNTFQSNTYGIHLTNSVDNEFQGNVIKTSSNTGFYADSASDNNEIGNLYSCSSSVKDINDQGSNEYYITACSSATGTSCDYTCSVGCTNLYWPATYPGGDAYYPERIRETSEEGKHYFIIDAYGGTINLCEDGYYPLDYPTQQILIGTYNVVVDFKNSEFVGKTRDYGDYIFDPGVYPPFGNYPLIREDYEAWFSKGTIKNMKISNVSTGIALMGTSGSTITTWDNIHFENVKVGAYARNLKIINSKFINCDEYGIYLYDVEGNQLIVENSEFRNIGINGIYTNAVSTVQIGGTGTTDGAKGNYFENCNKIYLMRGDTTGTDNIRHNVLVDTGLETELENVNIINNTIMYSPYYGLYIPTYAAGTVAVQDNTVCGSAGTKDIYDPSTRGTYSNNACGSSTPSGKCVYTGNTYYRDLDGDTYGNPSVTSTGGCPPTGYVWRAGDCDDTNAAINPDAEEICDNKDNNCDGTTDNIIDDCGSGVCTGTKLCTAGTWGVCSSSGNDAGICAKCSNLGVSAYDATQDADCNDGLYCNGAEVCTGIYACGSGTPINCEANNLAGIATCLNNPDANPFTWDYFAGFTSSCNEATDSCTSGTIDLTHTCSVDTCGAECDDTHVCAPTECTH